A portion of the Collinsella aerofaciens genome contains these proteins:
- a CDS encoding iron-containing alcohol dehydrogenase, whose amino-acid sequence MGRFTNPRDLYFGEGARHEVKNLKGKKAIIVSGGSSMRRGGFLQDVEADLKEGGFEVKLFEGVESDPSIETVMKGAEAMREFEPDWIIAIGGGSPIDAAKAMWVFYEYPEESFDNIIQPFSFPELRQKAHFCAISSTSGTATEVTAFSVITDYAKGIKYPLADFNITPDVAIVDPELTYTMPAKLCAHTGMDALTHCMEAYVSTFASMFTDANALHGIREIVEWLPKSYAGDHEARQHMHEAQCIAGIAFSSGLLGIVHSMAHKTGAAFENGHIIHGAANAMYLGKVIQWNSKDPRAAERYAYVAKEILHLPGETNEELIAALVQKIRDLNDQLNIPQSIKDYANGGVKVDAENPQMVSEEEFLAKLPEIAANAEQDACTPENPRETKAADFEKILKACYYDTDIDF is encoded by the coding sequence ATGGGACGTTTTACCAATCCTCGCGATCTGTACTTTGGTGAGGGCGCTCGCCACGAGGTGAAGAACCTCAAGGGCAAGAAGGCCATCATCGTTTCTGGCGGCAGCTCTATGCGCCGCGGCGGGTTCCTGCAGGACGTTGAGGCCGACCTCAAAGAGGGCGGCTTCGAGGTCAAGCTGTTCGAGGGCGTCGAGTCCGACCCGTCCATCGAGACGGTCATGAAGGGCGCCGAGGCCATGCGCGAGTTCGAGCCCGACTGGATTATCGCCATCGGCGGCGGCTCGCCCATCGATGCCGCTAAGGCCATGTGGGTCTTCTACGAGTATCCCGAGGAGTCCTTCGACAACATCATCCAGCCGTTCAGCTTCCCCGAGCTGCGTCAGAAGGCTCATTTCTGCGCCATCTCCTCTACCTCCGGTACCGCTACCGAGGTCACCGCGTTCTCCGTCATTACCGACTACGCCAAGGGCATCAAGTACCCGCTGGCCGACTTCAACATCACCCCTGATGTCGCCATCGTCGACCCCGAGCTCACCTACACCATGCCCGCCAAGCTGTGCGCTCACACCGGCATGGATGCTCTGACCCACTGCATGGAGGCCTACGTTTCTACCTTCGCCTCTATGTTCACCGACGCCAACGCTCTGCACGGCATCCGCGAGATCGTCGAGTGGCTGCCCAAGTCCTATGCTGGCGACCATGAGGCCCGTCAGCACATGCACGAGGCTCAGTGCATCGCCGGCATCGCCTTCTCCTCGGGCCTGCTCGGCATCGTTCACTCCATGGCTCACAAGACCGGTGCTGCCTTCGAGAACGGCCACATCATCCACGGTGCCGCTAACGCCATGTACCTGGGCAAGGTCATCCAGTGGAACTCCAAGGATCCCCGTGCTGCCGAGCGTTACGCTTACGTGGCCAAGGAGATCCTGCACCTTCCCGGCGAGACCAACGAGGAGCTCATCGCTGCGCTCGTCCAGAAGATCCGCGACCTCAACGACCAGCTCAACATTCCGCAGTCCATCAAGGATTACGCGAATGGTGGCGTGAAGGTCGACGCCGAGAACCCGCAGATGGTTTCCGAGGAGGAGTTCCTCGCCAAGCTGCCCGAGATCGCCGCGAACGCCGAGCAGGACGCCTGCACGCCCGAGAACCCGCGTGAGACCAAGGCTGCTGACTTCGAGAAGATCCTCAAGGCCTGCTACTACGACACCGACATCGATTTCTAA